The following nucleotide sequence is from bacterium.
TCGAGCGCCTTGCGGGCGCAGTTCTCGGCGGTGAGCTGGGCGGCGAAGGGGGTGGACTTCTTCGAGCCCTTGAAGCCCGCGGTGCCCGCGCTACCCCAGCCGAGAACCCGACCGTCGAGGCTGGTAACCGTGACGATGGTGTTGTTGTAGGAGGAGCGGATACAGATGTACCCCTCCGGGGAACCCTCGTCGAACTTTATGGATCTGCGACGCCGCTGACGCTGCATGAACGGCCTTTCAGGAGAATCCGACGACCCGGCGGCGGATCCGCCGATGCGCTATTTACTTTTAGCCTTGGCGCCTACGGTGCGGCGCGGGCCTTTGCGTGTCCGGGCGTTGGTCTTGGTGCGCTGGCCGCGGACGGGCAGGCCCCTCTTGTGGCGCATGCCGCGGTAGGAATTGATCGCCATGAGCCGCTTGATGTTCATGGCAACCTCGGCCCGCAGCGTTCCCTCGACCCGGTAGCCCTCTTCGATGACCTTACGGATGTTGTTTATCTCGTCGTCGGTGAGGTCCTTGGTGTGGGTGTCCACGTCCAAGCCGGCCTTATCACAGATGGCCCGTGCGA
It contains:
- the rpsM gene encoding 30S ribosomal protein S13, which gives rise to MARISGIDLPRNKRIVISLTYIFGIGNTIARAICDKAGLDVDTHTKDLTDDEINNIRKVIEEGYRVEGTLRAEVAMNIKRLMAINSYRGMRHKRGLPVRGQRTKTNARTRKGPRRTVGAKAKSK
- the rpsK gene encoding 30S ribosomal protein S11, whose protein sequence is MQRQRRRRSIKFDEGSPEGYICIRSSYNNTIVTVTSLDGRVLGWGSAGTAGFKGSKKSTPFAAQLTAENCARKALDAGMRKVEIHIKGPGSGRESAIRALSAAGLGVTAVIDMTSIPHNGCRPKKRRRV